The following proteins come from a genomic window of Corallococcus sp. NCRR:
- a CDS encoding tetratricopeptide repeat protein has protein sequence METSGRGDWKRREGLGSALAQVGIVAVLLAAGVAWYVHRGQVRQEVDAHLRTARSAVLKGNPSDLAMAQQNLEALFALAPDSRDARALAADLQAELWLTHHQPGAEAKAREQLERAEALGSRSGERYGARALLLVGAGQTAEANKLLEELKAQGANSPRLTLAQARLLQKEGRLSEARQAFARAAEGAWKDPRFSSAYGEALLDEGMFPQAVEAFGRATTANPDHLLSRVTSTLAQLYAGRPSDGAAALMEEVRSRGKELTPALQARVAVVQAEVALAKGAPDEALTHVDAALKAWPEDHYALFTRGRALAVKRAPEARQAFEAAVAKRPTAPLLTLEGARMLQAQGDGEGALAMLDAYEKTFHAVKTRTADGKELPALDRDDRYWLARGGVMEAAGRQDDALAAYDKALSARGVGLARAQYAKGALLLARKDFDGAKSLLTAVAPETGAGSMPEAYAALGELLFAQGEFAAGCQQHYFSLVRARAQGAPVEQLATRANDIKKRLETSGQPAMAKAWLTEAGPLFSGGNDAGAVTR, from the coding sequence ATGGAAACGTCGGGCCGCGGTGACTGGAAGCGTCGCGAGGGACTGGGCAGCGCCCTGGCCCAGGTGGGTATCGTCGCCGTGCTGCTGGCGGCCGGGGTCGCCTGGTACGTGCACCGGGGACAGGTGCGCCAGGAGGTGGACGCCCACCTGCGCACGGCGCGCTCCGCGGTGCTGAAGGGCAACCCCAGCGACCTGGCCATGGCGCAGCAGAACCTGGAGGCCCTCTTCGCGCTCGCGCCGGATTCGCGCGACGCGCGGGCGCTGGCCGCGGATCTCCAGGCGGAGCTGTGGCTCACCCACCACCAGCCCGGCGCGGAGGCGAAGGCGCGCGAGCAGTTGGAGCGCGCGGAGGCGCTGGGCTCGCGCTCCGGTGAGCGCTACGGCGCCCGGGCCCTGCTGCTCGTGGGCGCGGGACAGACGGCGGAGGCGAACAAGCTGCTGGAAGAACTCAAGGCCCAGGGCGCCAACAGCCCCCGGCTGACGCTGGCCCAGGCGCGGCTGCTGCAGAAGGAGGGGCGCCTCTCCGAGGCCCGTCAGGCCTTCGCGCGCGCGGCGGAGGGGGCCTGGAAGGATCCACGCTTCTCCTCGGCCTATGGAGAAGCGCTGCTCGACGAGGGCATGTTCCCCCAGGCGGTGGAGGCCTTCGGACGCGCCACCACCGCGAACCCGGACCACCTGCTGTCGCGGGTGACGTCCACCCTGGCGCAGCTGTACGCGGGGCGGCCTTCGGACGGGGCGGCGGCGTTGATGGAGGAGGTGCGCTCGCGCGGCAAGGAGCTGACGCCCGCGCTCCAGGCCCGCGTGGCGGTGGTCCAGGCGGAGGTCGCCCTGGCGAAGGGCGCTCCCGACGAAGCGCTCACCCACGTGGACGCGGCGCTGAAGGCCTGGCCGGAGGACCACTACGCCCTCTTCACCCGGGGCCGTGCGCTCGCGGTGAAGCGCGCCCCGGAGGCCCGCCAGGCCTTCGAGGCGGCGGTGGCGAAGCGGCCCACCGCGCCGCTGCTGACGCTGGAGGGCGCGCGGATGCTCCAGGCCCAGGGCGACGGCGAGGGCGCGCTGGCCATGCTGGACGCCTACGAGAAGACCTTCCACGCGGTGAAGACGCGGACGGCGGACGGCAAGGAGCTGCCCGCGCTGGACCGGGACGACCGGTACTGGCTCGCGCGCGGCGGCGTGATGGAGGCGGCCGGCCGTCAGGACGACGCGCTCGCGGCCTACGACAAGGCGCTCTCGGCGCGCGGCGTGGGGCTGGCGCGGGCGCAGTACGCCAAGGGCGCGCTGCTGCTCGCGCGCAAGGACTTCGACGGCGCGAAGTCGCTGCTCACCGCCGTGGCCCCGGAGACGGGCGCGGGCAGCATGCCGGAGGCGTACGCGGCGCTGGGGGAGCTGCTCTTCGCCCAGGGCGAGTTCGCCGCCGGGTGCCAGCAGCACTACTTCTCACTCGTGCGCGCCCGCGCCCAGGGCGCGCCCGTGGAGCAGCTGGCCACGCGCGCCAACGACATCAAGAAGCGCCTGGAAACCAGCGGCCAGCCCGCCATGGCCAAGGCCTGGCTCACGGAGGCAGGGCCGCTCTTCAGCGGCGGCAACGACGCTGGCGCGGTGACGCGCTAG
- a CDS encoding homoserine kinase translates to MAVYTTLPPEAFTHVAEVWGLGAVRSITPIPQGSINTNHRLETDSGRVFVRHTTVRSPEDLRFEASLLEHLSRARFPAPVLLVPPGPSPFLELQGGRISVFKWLAGEEYTRDRLTPEVLERLGAELGKLHTVTQSFGGTRANPYGPGLVKGWLNSLSQRPEPELVSVAEELERYLARAEAERQGLEPRGVIHADLFLDNVKWLGDRVGAFFDFEMACVDAYALDVAITLNAWCFEGAYQPERCQALLRGYQDARPLSDVEKRALYGHALYGAVRFTTSRIRDYHLSPLGTDKLAPKDFRTYLSRARALDGMGPDGLRALVGV, encoded by the coding sequence ATGGCCGTCTACACGACACTTCCCCCCGAGGCCTTCACCCACGTGGCGGAGGTCTGGGGCCTGGGGGCGGTGCGCTCCATCACGCCGATTCCGCAGGGCTCCATCAACACCAACCACCGGCTGGAGACGGACTCAGGCCGCGTCTTCGTGCGCCACACGACGGTGCGCTCGCCGGAGGATCTGCGCTTCGAGGCGTCCCTGCTGGAGCACCTCTCCCGCGCGCGCTTCCCCGCGCCCGTGTTGCTGGTGCCGCCGGGGCCTTCTCCCTTCCTGGAGCTGCAAGGCGGGCGGATCAGCGTCTTCAAGTGGCTGGCCGGCGAGGAGTACACCCGCGACCGCCTCACGCCGGAGGTGCTGGAGCGCCTGGGGGCCGAGCTGGGCAAGCTGCACACCGTGACGCAGTCCTTCGGAGGCACGCGCGCGAACCCCTACGGCCCCGGCCTGGTGAAGGGCTGGCTCAACAGTCTGTCCCAGCGGCCGGAGCCGGAGCTCGTCTCGGTGGCGGAGGAGCTGGAGCGCTACCTCGCGCGCGCGGAAGCCGAGCGCCAGGGCCTGGAGCCCCGGGGCGTCATCCACGCGGACCTCTTCCTGGACAACGTGAAGTGGCTGGGCGACCGCGTGGGCGCCTTCTTCGACTTCGAGATGGCCTGCGTGGACGCGTACGCGCTGGACGTGGCCATCACCCTCAACGCGTGGTGCTTCGAGGGGGCCTACCAGCCCGAGCGGTGCCAGGCGCTCCTGCGGGGCTACCAGGACGCGCGGCCGCTGTCGGACGTGGAGAAGCGGGCGCTGTACGGCCACGCCCTCTACGGCGCGGTGCGCTTCACCACCAGCCGCATCCGCGACTACCACCTGTCCCCGCTGGGCACGGACAAGCTCGCGCCCAAGGACTTCCGCACCTACCTGTCCCGCGCGCGGGCCCTGGACGGCATGGGCCCGGACGGGCTGCGGGCGCTCGTGGGCGTGTGA
- a CDS encoding TldD/PmbA family protein: protein MPRALASSRRARPAQLAPPAARRAAASPLLPPGLLERLLAEAMGKGADFAEVYVERTSTTAVVLEEQRIRSAQVGLVQGVGVRVIAGAKVGYAYSDDWDEAALVRAARTAAMIAQGGGSERAYPVKRVPVPSHYRIGQPLEDVAVARKTALLTRADKAARAFDSRIQQVNASYVDQTRRIAVANTTGRFSEDTQDQSRMSVHVVALGKNGERRTGMYGSGGRVSFSYWDGVTPESVAEEAARQAIATLGAVDCVAGPQTVVLAPGWSGILLHEAVGHGLEADFIRKGTSLFAGKLGEKVASDLVTVIDDGTVSSARGSINIDDEGVPGERKVLIENGVLKGYLYDQLNAKLMNQRSTGSGRRESFKSLPLPRMTNTFLAPGDHAPEDILKEVKRGLYCATFGGGQVDISNGNFVFEVSEAYQIEDGKLGRPVKNAILIGVGPEALKNISRVGCDPMPDPGMGVCVKDGQMMPVGVGLPTVRIDNVTVGGTKVG, encoded by the coding sequence ATGCCCCGAGCCCTCGCGTCCTCCCGGCGCGCCCGTCCCGCCCAGCTCGCCCCCCCGGCCGCGCGGCGGGCGGCCGCCTCCCCGCTCCTGCCCCCCGGTCTGCTGGAACGTCTGCTGGCGGAAGCCATGGGCAAGGGCGCGGACTTCGCGGAGGTGTACGTGGAGCGCACGTCCACCACCGCCGTGGTGCTGGAGGAGCAGCGCATCCGCAGCGCGCAGGTGGGCCTGGTCCAGGGCGTGGGCGTGCGCGTGATTGCCGGGGCCAAGGTGGGCTACGCCTACTCCGACGACTGGGACGAGGCCGCGCTCGTGCGCGCCGCGCGCACCGCCGCGATGATCGCCCAGGGCGGCGGCTCCGAGCGCGCCTACCCCGTCAAGCGCGTGCCGGTGCCCAGCCATTACCGGATCGGCCAGCCGCTGGAGGACGTGGCGGTGGCGCGCAAGACGGCGCTGCTCACCCGCGCGGACAAGGCGGCCCGCGCCTTCGACTCGCGCATCCAGCAGGTGAACGCGTCCTACGTGGATCAGACGCGCAGGATCGCCGTGGCCAACACCACCGGCCGCTTCAGCGAGGACACGCAGGACCAGTCCCGCATGAGCGTGCACGTGGTGGCGCTGGGGAAGAACGGCGAGCGGCGAACCGGCATGTACGGCAGCGGCGGCCGGGTGTCCTTCAGCTACTGGGACGGCGTGACGCCGGAGTCCGTGGCGGAGGAGGCCGCGCGCCAGGCCATCGCCACGCTGGGCGCCGTGGACTGCGTGGCGGGGCCGCAGACGGTGGTGCTGGCGCCGGGCTGGAGCGGCATCCTGCTGCACGAGGCGGTGGGCCACGGCCTGGAGGCGGACTTCATCCGCAAGGGCACGTCGCTGTTCGCGGGTAAGCTGGGGGAGAAGGTGGCCTCCGACCTGGTGACCGTCATCGACGACGGCACGGTGTCCAGCGCGCGCGGCTCCATCAACATCGACGATGAGGGCGTCCCGGGCGAGCGCAAGGTCCTCATCGAGAACGGCGTCCTCAAGGGCTACCTCTATGATCAGCTCAACGCGAAGCTGATGAACCAGCGCTCCACGGGCTCGGGGAGGCGCGAGTCGTTCAAGAGCCTGCCCCTGCCGCGCATGACGAACACCTTCCTGGCGCCCGGGGACCACGCGCCGGAGGACATCCTCAAGGAGGTGAAGCGCGGGCTGTACTGCGCCACCTTCGGCGGGGGCCAGGTGGACATCAGCAACGGCAACTTCGTCTTCGAGGTCAGCGAGGCCTACCAGATTGAAGACGGCAAGCTGGGGCGCCCGGTGAAGAACGCCATCCTGATTGGCGTGGGGCCGGAGGCGCTGAAGAACATCAGCCGCGTGGGCTGCGACCCGATGCCGGACCCCGGCATGGGCGTCTGCGTGAAGGACGGGCAGATGATGCCCGTGGGGGTGGGCCTGCCCACCGTGCGCATCGACAACGTCACCGTGGGCGGAACGAAGGTCGGCTGA
- a CDS encoding FHA domain-containing protein — MPDEDWSAPLSGEDDSQEGGDPELYGDAEPVRSRTGETRVASIEDVRPEAEEPAEEEDNSETTRAGPPVLMLVLDGPDKGRKKRFKGVRMVVGRSKDCDFALGDQTVSRRHLELVYGESGVVMRDLGGISGTQVNDQKVDECILKHGDEISVGKTRLRFVDEGELIKEMRAKAESGESEEKKEEKKEEKKDPRLDEKTNANYKLADLMRDEKARKTGVPRPRPVRSSAREGFKPTFKMKVGAAVGGLLLLMLIAGLAMSGGNKPPPKPVVDPNQARAQELMQRARDKVRDGEYTDAVRFAQEAEKLRVGIDVDGVAKAAQQLQDIMDAFQATRDLMAENRYPEARQKLTGTPQGTARTDEARKKLEEELDAREQAYTLSLVEAALNERRPDDARTLIAELPQGTRSLYEEKLTDLVNQLAKEAQQAARQAGIRQAVAAENAKQRRAEFVAEAFQDVERRFNGGDFQRASLEVDRVMDKFRGEADIQARARNLKKLIPQFRSAFEEGQKKYENNALEASVKPLRRAAEVYRQIGFAGSLGDTLDNELASASVAAGKAAFKRKEYPLAGRSFREALRLNPGDSRARDGLDELQKKVEELYLSAYISRDRDPALATEQFKIVIESSAEGADVKRKAEMALSELQKAGGS; from the coding sequence GTGCCGGATGAAGACTGGTCCGCGCCGCTCTCCGGCGAGGACGACAGCCAGGAGGGCGGGGACCCGGAGCTGTACGGCGACGCGGAGCCCGTGCGTTCGCGCACGGGCGAGACGCGGGTGGCCTCCATTGAAGACGTGCGGCCGGAGGCGGAGGAGCCCGCCGAGGAGGAGGACAACTCCGAGACGACGCGCGCCGGCCCCCCGGTGCTGATGCTGGTGCTGGATGGCCCGGACAAGGGGCGCAAGAAGCGCTTCAAGGGCGTGCGCATGGTGGTGGGGCGCAGCAAGGACTGCGACTTCGCCCTGGGCGACCAGACCGTGTCCCGGCGCCACCTGGAGCTCGTCTACGGCGAGAGCGGCGTGGTGATGCGCGACCTGGGCGGCATCTCCGGCACCCAGGTGAACGACCAGAAGGTCGACGAGTGCATCCTCAAGCACGGGGATGAAATCTCCGTGGGCAAGACGCGCCTGCGCTTCGTGGACGAGGGCGAGCTCATCAAGGAGATGCGCGCCAAGGCCGAGTCCGGCGAGTCGGAGGAGAAGAAGGAGGAAAAGAAGGAGGAGAAGAAGGACCCGCGCCTGGATGAGAAGACCAACGCGAACTACAAGCTCGCGGACCTGATGCGCGACGAGAAGGCGCGCAAGACGGGCGTGCCCCGGCCGCGTCCGGTGCGCTCGTCGGCGCGCGAGGGCTTCAAGCCCACCTTCAAGATGAAGGTGGGCGCGGCGGTGGGCGGCCTTTTGCTCCTGATGCTGATCGCCGGCCTGGCCATGTCCGGCGGGAACAAGCCGCCGCCCAAGCCGGTGGTGGACCCCAACCAGGCGCGCGCCCAGGAGCTGATGCAGCGCGCGCGCGACAAGGTGCGCGACGGCGAATACACGGACGCGGTGCGCTTCGCCCAGGAGGCGGAGAAGCTGCGCGTGGGCATCGACGTGGACGGCGTGGCCAAGGCGGCGCAGCAGCTCCAGGACATCATGGACGCCTTCCAGGCGACCCGGGACCTGATGGCGGAGAACCGCTACCCGGAGGCGCGCCAGAAGCTGACCGGCACGCCGCAGGGTACGGCGCGCACGGACGAGGCGCGCAAGAAGCTGGAGGAGGAGCTGGACGCCAGGGAGCAGGCGTACACGCTGAGCCTCGTGGAGGCGGCGCTGAACGAGCGCCGGCCGGACGACGCGCGCACCCTCATCGCGGAGCTGCCGCAGGGCACGCGCTCGCTCTACGAGGAGAAGCTCACGGACCTGGTGAACCAGCTGGCCAAGGAGGCGCAGCAGGCCGCGCGGCAGGCCGGCATCCGTCAGGCGGTGGCCGCGGAGAACGCCAAGCAGCGCCGCGCGGAGTTCGTGGCGGAGGCCTTCCAGGACGTGGAGCGCCGCTTCAACGGCGGGGACTTCCAGCGCGCGTCGCTGGAGGTGGACCGGGTGATGGACAAGTTCCGCGGCGAGGCGGACATCCAGGCCCGCGCGCGCAACCTGAAGAAGCTCATCCCCCAGTTCCGCTCCGCCTTCGAGGAGGGCCAGAAGAAGTATGAGAACAACGCGCTGGAGGCCTCCGTGAAGCCGCTGCGCCGCGCGGCGGAGGTGTACCGGCAGATCGGCTTCGCGGGCTCGCTGGGCGACACGCTGGACAACGAGCTGGCCTCCGCGTCGGTGGCGGCGGGGAAGGCGGCCTTCAAGCGCAAGGAGTACCCGCTGGCGGGCCGCAGCTTCCGCGAGGCGCTGCGCCTCAACCCGGGCGACTCGCGCGCCCGCGACGGCCTGGATGAGCTCCAGAAGAAGGTGGAGGAGCTGTACCTGTCGGCGTACATCTCGCGCGACCGCGACCCCGCCCTGGCGACGGAGCAGTTCAAGATCGTCATCGAATCCTCCGCGGAGGGCGCGGACGTGAAGCGCAAGGCGGAGATGGCGCTGAGCGAGCTGCAGAAGGCTGGCGGTTCGTAG
- a CDS encoding nuclear transport factor 2 family protein, with amino-acid sequence MHNRFLALCAVFFLAACAPKRIPGTELEDTGETRAILSVMEKYRAALEARDAKAIQAMVSPKFRDDAGTPDDPADDLTADNLQAHLQALFQKVQNPKVDFNVRRVEFREDDVALAIYYWNASWRMPGLNARPQSDSELEQMVFQKVDGEWKILSGI; translated from the coding sequence ATGCACAACCGCTTCCTCGCCCTCTGCGCCGTCTTCTTCCTGGCCGCATGCGCCCCGAAGCGCATCCCCGGCACGGAGCTGGAAGACACCGGTGAAACCCGCGCCATCCTCTCCGTGATGGAGAAGTACCGCGCCGCCCTGGAGGCCCGCGACGCGAAGGCCATCCAGGCGATGGTGTCCCCGAAGTTCCGCGACGACGCTGGCACCCCGGACGACCCGGCGGACGACCTCACCGCGGACAACCTGCAGGCCCACCTCCAGGCCCTCTTCCAGAAGGTGCAGAACCCCAAGGTGGACTTCAACGTCCGCCGCGTGGAGTTCCGCGAGGACGACGTCGCGCTCGCCATCTACTACTGGAACGCGTCCTGGCGCATGCCCGGCCTCAACGCCCGGCCCCAGTCGGACTCGGAGCTGGAGCAGATGGTGTTCCAGAAGGTCGACGGCGAGTGGAAGATCCTCTCCGGCATCTAG
- a CDS encoding cyclic nucleotide-binding domain-containing protein translates to MNESSLRELGMDLFEERQFERALAVFAEAVRRVPADHRSRMLASRCLAELGERERAVTAYHACAEGLLRRDYLLSAMAACKLALELSPNERRLKETLYRVHSRAARSAPGRAAVPPPLPPEHLYDGKVDTDLMGLVGEELSNRAIEVLAAPDTGGTADPQSRPPLPLFADLDRDAFFDLVGRMVWRTIKPEEVISREGEPDDHLHVIVAGKAEVTRKTDGEDRTLGFLGGGSIFGELALLTGAPPTASVTAVSDSEVFEIRREHLNAVAKSHPAVPQLLADFAQQRMMRNLMANSPLFQQLPESERGAFFQRFTFRALQPGEKVLVEGEYSQGLFLVLAGELTVQKEDPAGGMVTLGVLREGDVAGEISLLTGLRATATVSVTRKTAAGWLKREAFQELVRTFPNIRTYLEQLSDRRLKQIGEALRPLEIIDADDMMLEPETGAA, encoded by the coding sequence ATGAACGAGTCGTCGTTGCGTGAGCTGGGCATGGACCTGTTCGAGGAGCGCCAGTTCGAGCGCGCCCTCGCCGTCTTCGCGGAGGCCGTTCGCCGCGTGCCCGCCGACCACCGCTCGCGCATGCTGGCGTCCCGGTGTCTGGCGGAGCTGGGGGAGCGCGAGCGCGCCGTCACCGCGTACCACGCGTGCGCGGAGGGGCTCTTGCGCCGCGACTACCTCCTGAGCGCCATGGCCGCGTGCAAGCTGGCCCTGGAGCTGTCGCCGAACGAGCGCCGCCTGAAGGAGACGCTCTACCGCGTGCACTCGCGCGCCGCGCGCAGCGCCCCGGGCCGCGCCGCCGTGCCGCCGCCCCTGCCGCCGGAGCACCTGTACGACGGCAAGGTGGACACGGACCTGATGGGCCTGGTGGGCGAGGAGCTGTCCAACCGCGCCATCGAAGTGCTGGCCGCGCCGGACACCGGCGGCACCGCGGATCCGCAGAGCCGTCCGCCCCTGCCGCTGTTCGCGGACCTGGACCGGGACGCGTTCTTCGACCTGGTGGGGCGCATGGTGTGGCGCACCATCAAGCCGGAGGAGGTCATCAGCCGCGAGGGCGAGCCGGACGACCACCTGCACGTCATCGTCGCCGGCAAGGCGGAGGTGACGCGCAAGACGGACGGCGAGGACCGCACGCTGGGCTTCCTGGGCGGCGGCTCCATCTTCGGGGAGCTGGCGCTGCTCACGGGCGCGCCGCCCACCGCGTCGGTGACGGCGGTGTCGGACTCGGAGGTCTTCGAGATCCGCCGCGAGCACCTCAACGCGGTGGCCAAGAGCCACCCGGCGGTGCCGCAGCTGCTGGCGGACTTCGCGCAGCAGCGCATGATGCGCAACCTGATGGCGAACTCGCCCCTGTTCCAGCAGCTGCCGGAGTCGGAGCGGGGCGCGTTCTTCCAGCGCTTCACCTTCCGCGCGCTGCAGCCCGGCGAGAAGGTCCTGGTGGAGGGCGAGTACTCCCAGGGCCTCTTCCTGGTGCTGGCCGGCGAGCTGACGGTGCAGAAGGAGGACCCGGCGGGCGGCATGGTGACGCTGGGCGTGCTGCGCGAGGGCGACGTGGCGGGGGAGATTTCCCTCCTCACGGGCCTGAGGGCCACGGCCACGGTGTCCGTGACGCGCAAGACGGCGGCGGGGTGGCTCAAGCGCGAGGCCTTCCAGGAGCTGGTGAGGACCTTCCCCAACATCCGCACGTACCTGGAGCAGCTGTCCGACCGCCGCCTGAAGCAGATTGGCGAAGCGCTGCGCCCGCTGGAGATCATCGACGCGGACGACATGATGCTGGAGCCGGAGACCGGGGCCGCCTGA